In Ignisphaera sp., a single genomic region encodes these proteins:
- the tsaA gene encoding tRNA (N6-threonylcarbamoyladenosine(37)-N6)-methyltransferase TrmO, with the protein MTVGWLAEYTIILKPIGIIRHGYPDEFVSKSEKGVDAVIEILPDYVDGLKGLDEYSHIIVVAYLHKVREDQRKVLLVKQRGFARRFGAPLDNLPTVGVFASNSPHRPNPIAISIPRLIRIDGNKIFVEGIDLYNDTPVIDIKPYTPDKHVDNFSIPKWMKDIIDQKTHMQS; encoded by the coding sequence ATGACCGTAGGATGGCTGGCTGAATACACAATTATCTTAAAGCCCATTGGTATTATAAGACATGGCTATCCAGATGAATTTGTCTCAAAATCTGAGAAAGGTGTGGATGCTGTTATAGAGATTCTTCCCGATTATGTAGATGGGCTGAAGGGCCTAGATGAATACTCGCATATTATAGTGGTGGCATATCTCCACAAGGTGAGAGAGGATCAAAGAAAGGTGTTGTTGGTTAAGCAAAGAGGGTTTGCAAGAAGATTTGGTGCGCCTCTAGACAACCTGCCAACAGTTGGTGTATTTGCATCGAATTCTCCGCATAGACCCAATCCAATAGCCATTTCAATCCCAAGGCTTATTAGAATCGATGGGAATAAGATATTTGTGGAGGGAATAGATTTGTATAATGATACCCCCGTTATAGACATAAAGCCGTACACCCCTGACAAACACGTCGATAATTTTTCTATTCCTAAATGGATGAAGGATATAATTGATCAGAAAACCCATATGCAATCATAA
- a CDS encoding ParB N-terminal domain-containing protein, which translates to MPMDLDIDTLPFLIRAFGKDKLSHFNPYKDSLRVYDIPIEMLRPHEDVYSDLVELIAKEMKVSRYLKYPIIVDVRTLTILDGHHRVEALKKIGVKCAATFLVDYLQKLSTKLCGCIFT; encoded by the coding sequence ATGCCAATGGATTTAGATATAGACACATTGCCCTTTCTAATCAGAGCCTTTGGCAAAGATAAACTATCTCATTTTAATCCATACAAAGATAGTTTAAGGGTATACGACATACCCATAGAAATGCTTAGACCACATGAAGATGTTTATAGCGATTTAGTTGAGCTTATTGCAAAAGAGATGAAAGTTAGTCGATATTTGAAGTACCCGATAATAGTCGATGTAAGGACTCTAACTATTCTTGATGGGCACCACAGAGTAGAAGCCCTTAAGAAAATTGGTGTGAAATGTGCAGCAACATTTCTTGTAGATTATCTACAAAAATTATCTACAAAACTATGTGGATGTATATTCACTTAG
- a CDS encoding DHHA1 domain-containing protein, translating into MSYIITHTDADGVAAAALYTYLVGDNHKVVFVEPYNLKKALYRVYKKRPKHVAIFDIGPNTDTIDFVVGVIELLRNKDAEIVWFDHHVWEDDWIKRIGDAGAKLFIDRSTCATGVVARYATPTRLVDQAFVKGLVDAVCGADLWRFDHRLSPFFMRLIRRRDPDAWRQYVYETLSKGVIWTEEFEEKVIERFEEEVKELSKKPSMRVFEKNGIKVAIILKNQKVENSILASRAMSIADADIAIVVDRSGKISLRSRGFDVRKIAVALGGGGHKTAAGAKMDIPIHIKILSILDDDTILKYVENLIKKHI; encoded by the coding sequence TTGAGCTACATAATAACCCATACAGATGCCGATGGTGTGGCAGCAGCAGCTCTCTACACATATCTTGTTGGCGACAACCACAAAGTTGTTTTTGTTGAGCCGTACAACCTCAAAAAAGCTTTGTATAGAGTCTACAAGAAGAGGCCAAAGCATGTGGCAATATTTGATATTGGTCCAAACACAGATACCATAGATTTTGTTGTTGGTGTCATCGAGCTTCTACGCAACAAAGACGCTGAAATTGTTTGGTTTGATCACCATGTGTGGGAAGATGATTGGATCAAGAGAATTGGGGATGCTGGTGCAAAGCTATTCATAGACAGATCAACTTGTGCAACAGGTGTTGTCGCAAGATATGCCACGCCCACTAGACTAGTAGACCAGGCATTCGTCAAAGGGCTTGTAGACGCTGTGTGCGGAGCCGACCTCTGGAGATTCGACCACAGATTATCACCATTTTTTATGAGGCTAATCAGAAGAAGAGACCCAGATGCATGGAGACAATATGTGTATGAAACACTTTCGAAAGGGGTTATATGGACAGAGGAGTTCGAGGAGAAGGTGATCGAGCGTTTTGAAGAAGAGGTTAAAGAGCTTAGCAAAAAACCTTCTATGAGAGTCTTCGAGAAAAATGGAATCAAAGTTGCTATCATACTCAAAAACCAGAAGGTTGAGAACAGCATTTTAGCTTCAAGAGCTATGAGCATAGCAGATGCCGACATAGCCATAGTTGTTGATAGAAGCGGTAAAATAAGCTTGAGGAGCAGAGGCTTCGACGTTAGAAAAATAGCTGTGGCCCTTGGAGGCGGGGGCCATAAAACGGCTGCTGGAGCCAAAATGGATATCCCAATACACATAAAGATTCTTAGTATACTAGATGACGATACTATATTGAAATACGTTGAAAACCTTATTAAAAAGCATATCTAG
- a CDS encoding MazG nucleotide pyrophosphohydrolase domain-containing protein → MKLRCMQEYIREEYFERDSRRGLYATFTWLVEEVGELADAILSGDRDNIEEELADVIAWTLSVANLLGVDAEKAFLKKYGGARKCVEESSSLGQKP, encoded by the coding sequence TTGAAACTACGATGCATGCAGGAATACATTAGAGAGGAGTATTTTGAGAGAGATAGTAGAAGGGGGCTATACGCAACATTCACATGGCTTGTTGAAGAGGTTGGCGAATTGGCGGACGCTATTTTGAGTGGGGATAGAGACAATATCGAGGAGGAGCTGGCAGACGTTATAGCATGGACGCTGAGTGTAGCTAATCTTCTTGGGGTAGATGCTGAAAAGGCGTTTCTGAAAAAATATGGTGGGGCCAGAAAATGTGTTGAGGAATCATCTTCTCTTGGACAAAAGCCTTAG
- a CDS encoding helix-turn-helix transcriptional regulator: MIKKSFCEEFIKKYSTTLRIAIALNLVKKYNISQFQASKMTGVPQPLLNYIINGKRRIPRLEKILKNAQMSSLVDELSTKLIKGEELDMCNVCIRVRDVLGISHPLTEKSETS, encoded by the coding sequence ATGATTAAAAAGTCTTTTTGCGAAGAATTCATAAAGAAATACTCAACAACTCTAAGAATTGCAATAGCTCTAAACCTTGTCAAAAAATACAACATATCCCAATTCCAAGCATCAAAGATGACAGGTGTTCCGCAACCACTTCTCAACTACATCATAAACGGAAAGAGAAGAATACCAAGATTAGAAAAAATATTGAAAAACGCACAAATGTCTTCGCTGGTAGACGAGCTTTCAACTAAACTAATCAAAGGAGAGGAGCTGGACATGTGTAATGTATGCATAAGAGTAAGGGATGTGCTAGGAATATCACATCCATTAACAGAAAAATCCGAAACCAGCTAG
- a CDS encoding pyridoxal-phosphate dependent enzyme gives MYLEDIGKVVCSDRLELEEFIAIVSEILRKGGVDKTVAIDVDSGRVVENAKLCAALKKLGVKYISVSRGSAENTFVPLERLGFFDEINPSRYRVFADTEELLYRNWPTPLVRLPRSSVDGRIVWAKLEGFNPWSMSVKDRIGWYMYRKAAERLGSFQLGLLVESTSTNTGLAIAAMSNIHNSKLRAYIPSTVSLTGELLLKIFGAEVVRSPKPLTVDLIDEVEAVAKTEGAIHLNQFYNDANFEVHLRYTAKELEIQIREAGIKPKAIIGGLGTSGHMSAIALYFKNRFSGVKVYGVVPAEGTAIQGIRRIESGMKWVHHVEIDGVIDIKPDEAAKGVIEVARRDGILIGLSSGAVYMAYRKLVERGALDEGDYILIFPDHGFKYVEQLSRYIS, from the coding sequence GTGTATCTAGAAGATATTGGTAAAGTGGTTTGCAGCGATAGACTAGAGCTCGAAGAGTTTATAGCTATTGTAAGCGAGATTCTTAGAAAGGGTGGTGTCGACAAAACAGTAGCCATTGATGTAGATAGTGGAAGGGTTGTTGAAAATGCTAAGCTATGCGCTGCTTTAAAGAAACTGGGGGTTAAATACATATCTGTATCACGTGGCTCTGCAGAAAACACGTTTGTCCCTCTTGAAAGGCTGGGCTTTTTCGATGAAATTAATCCGAGTAGGTACAGAGTTTTTGCTGATACTGAAGAGCTTTTGTATAGAAATTGGCCAACACCTTTGGTAAGGTTGCCAAGATCTTCCGTTGACGGCAGGATTGTGTGGGCTAAGCTGGAAGGCTTTAACCCTTGGAGTATGAGTGTTAAGGATAGGATTGGATGGTATATGTATAGAAAGGCTGCTGAGAGACTTGGCAGTTTTCAGCTAGGTCTTTTGGTGGAGTCCACATCAACAAATACAGGGCTTGCTATAGCTGCTATGTCTAATATCCACAACTCTAAGCTTAGAGCATATATACCCTCAACAGTTTCTCTAACGGGAGAACTTCTTCTAAAAATCTTTGGTGCAGAAGTTGTTAGATCACCAAAACCGTTGACAGTAGATCTCATAGACGAAGTCGAGGCTGTCGCAAAAACTGAGGGTGCTATACACCTAAACCAGTTTTACAACGATGCAAACTTCGAGGTTCACTTAAGGTATACAGCTAAAGAGCTTGAGATTCAAATAAGAGAGGCTGGGATAAAGCCCAAGGCCATAATAGGGGGCTTAGGCACATCTGGACACATGTCAGCCATAGCCCTATACTTCAAAAACAGATTCAGCGGGGTTAAGGTCTATGGTGTTGTACCTGCAGAGGGGACTGCCATCCAAGGCATTAGAAGAATTGAAAGCGGTATGAAGTGGGTACACCATGTGGAAATAGATGGTGTAATAGATATTAAACCTGACGAGGCTGCCAAGGGCGTTATAGAAGTTGCTAGAAGAGATGGAATATTGATAGGGCTGAGTAGTGGGGCTGTATACATGGCCTATAGAAAACTTGTAGAAAGGGGGGCTCTTGATGAAGGTGACTACATCCTCATATTCCCAGACCACGGCTTTAAGTATGTAGAGCAGTTATCTAGATATATAAGCTAG
- a CDS encoding cysteine desulfurase family protein: MMSIAQKVRELLKSHGSPSKEVYFDLENSGFVPQEVVEAMIPYFNRIGYGHPSITHKPGWEALEVVYEAKELLAKTIGASDPDEIVFTHSGTEANNLAILGYLLKNRGRKGKVVVSAIEHLSVIFPAQFASELFGFKTVLVPVDSEGFVDPELFKLYVDKETVFVSIQMVNHEIGTIQRLKELIDIAKSVNPDIVFHTDAADAYGWIPIDVNKLGVDMLTISSHKIHGPRGVGALYIRKGVEVESPIKGQLSVEKNWPGVENVPLIAGFKKAVEIMFSNFNYRVEYVKKLRDKLIKGIISSVPHTIVNGPINEYRVANNANISFLYIEGEALTVELSLRGVYVSSGSACSSRVLEPSHVLLAIGRKHEEAHGSILFKVSHYHREEDVDYALEVIPKAVERLRKMSAWKQ; this comes from the coding sequence ATGATGTCTATAGCTCAAAAAGTTAGAGAGCTCTTGAAGTCCCATGGAAGCCCCTCTAAAGAGGTCTACTTTGATTTGGAGAACAGTGGTTTTGTGCCGCAAGAAGTTGTTGAGGCTATGATACCATATTTTAATAGAATTGGCTATGGACATCCATCAATAACACACAAACCTGGTTGGGAAGCTCTTGAGGTTGTATATGAAGCTAAGGAGTTGTTGGCCAAGACTATAGGCGCTTCAGATCCAGACGAGATAGTATTTACACATAGCGGTACAGAGGCAAATAACTTAGCCATACTGGGCTATCTTCTGAAGAATAGGGGTAGAAAGGGTAAGGTTGTTGTATCTGCAATTGAGCATCTAAGCGTTATATTTCCAGCTCAATTCGCTTCAGAGCTATTTGGATTCAAAACAGTTTTAGTGCCTGTAGACAGCGAGGGCTTTGTTGATCCAGAGCTATTCAAATTGTATGTAGATAAGGAGACTGTTTTTGTCAGTATTCAAATGGTTAATCATGAGATTGGAACTATACAAAGACTGAAAGAGCTAATCGATATAGCGAAAAGTGTCAACCCCGATATTGTTTTCCACACAGATGCCGCTGATGCCTATGGGTGGATACCAATAGACGTTAATAAACTTGGGGTGGATATGCTTACAATCAGTAGCCACAAGATTCATGGACCTAGAGGAGTAGGAGCATTGTACATTAGAAAAGGAGTAGAGGTTGAGTCCCCTATAAAAGGTCAGCTAAGTGTTGAGAAGAACTGGCCTGGCGTTGAAAATGTTCCGCTTATAGCAGGTTTTAAGAAAGCCGTTGAGATAATGTTTAGCAACTTCAATTATAGAGTTGAATATGTTAAAAAACTTAGAGACAAGCTTATAAAGGGAATAATATCGTCTGTACCCCATACAATAGTCAACGGACCTATAAACGAGTATAGAGTTGCTAACAACGCCAACATAAGCTTTCTGTACATAGAGGGAGAAGCTCTAACAGTTGAGCTAAGCCTACGCGGAGTCTATGTATCTAGCGGAAGTGCATGTTCAAGTAGAGTCTTAGAGCCAAGTCACGTTCTACTAGCTATTGGAAGAAAGCATGAGGAGGCACACGGGAGTATACTGTTCAAGGTATCACACTACCACAGAGAAGAGGATGTAGATTACGCATTAGAGGTCATACCAAAAGCTGTTGAAAGACTTAGAAAAATGAGTGCATGGAAACAGTAA
- a CDS encoding cation diffusion facilitator family transporter → MKSTKIAFLSNIAILALKTVASISTGSTAVFVELLRSFGDLINSGLAFTGNRIAFGKEESFDPFGKRMYIYVFGFAIGLLALASIAVIGFIESLHAFLHPSRIENTQLGLLLMFVSMAIDLSVAFLAARDSSRFVYERGYKNPLLSYIIAENIYDVVGEGIAIASLALSNRFAYVDGISSLVLNVLLVAYLVKMIAENINVLVYRSAPSHVIARAVKIALSNPAVRDVNSVKTLVLEPNRYAIFMDVELDPSLSMEDVDQVIEDIKNDIARHLNSFVYIHIEPRKPDKDLNTHKKILRLLSKRR, encoded by the coding sequence TTGAAGAGCACCAAAATAGCTTTTCTATCAAATATAGCTATACTCGCTCTAAAAACAGTTGCATCAATATCAACAGGATCTACAGCTGTCTTTGTAGAGCTTCTGAGAAGCTTTGGAGATCTGATTAACAGTGGTCTTGCCTTTACAGGGAATAGAATTGCCTTTGGCAAAGAAGAGTCTTTTGATCCATTTGGCAAGAGGATGTATATCTATGTATTTGGATTTGCAATAGGTCTTCTAGCACTAGCCTCTATAGCTGTCATAGGCTTTATCGAGAGCTTGCATGCATTTCTCCACCCATCAAGAATTGAAAATACTCAGCTAGGTCTTCTTCTAATGTTTGTATCAATGGCTATAGATCTTTCAGTAGCTTTCTTAGCGGCGAGAGATAGCAGCAGGTTTGTCTATGAGAGGGGGTATAAAAATCCTCTTCTAAGCTATATAATAGCTGAGAACATATATGATGTGGTTGGAGAGGGTATAGCCATAGCCTCTCTAGCACTTTCAAACAGGTTTGCATATGTTGATGGTATCTCATCTCTTGTGCTCAACGTTCTGCTTGTTGCATATCTAGTCAAAATGATTGCTGAGAATATAAATGTCTTGGTGTATAGATCCGCCCCCTCACATGTCATTGCTAGAGCTGTGAAAATAGCTTTGTCTAATCCAGCTGTGAGAGATGTTAACTCTGTGAAGACGCTTGTTCTAGAGCCAAACAGATACGCCATCTTCATGGATGTTGAGCTTGACCCCAGCCTCAGTATGGAGGATGTTGACCAGGTTATAGAGGATATAAAAAATGATATAGCGAGGCATCTAAACAGCTTTGTGTATATACATATAGAGCCTAGAAAGCCGGACAAGGATTTGAATACGCATAAAAAGATTCTAAGGCTTTTGTCCAAGAGAAGATGA
- a CDS encoding zinc metalloprotease HtpX, translating to MALKGKVLYIISVIAVMLLVISLIGIIISIVYPSAVPLYGLPPFYWSWLLVDLLAYIVSIAVLILAGASLERMVRNRIPAGLEHLKSSMLATSAGVIAATMLVVTAIAYLIGYQATLAIASFALAFAIIPSFISWLISPALINISYGCKHDPELQKIVDRVAMRAGIDPPKAMVADIAIPNAFAYSSPLMGRYVAITRGLLNTVKSSDELEAVIGHELGHHKHRDNSIMLIFGMFPSFIYFLGRFLMFAGITTGMYRDGGSENRRSQSGGFLLVLIGIALIIVSVIIQIIVLALSRMREYYADVHGAKVTSPNAMISALQSLDRYYSVNKRAFTRLEGSKIKALFIYAFAEPFIGLEEILATHPPIYKRIAFLKTLTYMELQEA from the coding sequence ATGGCCTTGAAAGGCAAGGTACTGTATATTATAAGCGTTATCGCAGTTATGCTACTAGTCATATCTCTCATAGGCATCATAATATCTATTGTGTATCCATCTGCGGTACCCCTCTACGGGCTCCCACCATTCTATTGGAGCTGGCTTCTAGTAGATCTCCTAGCATATATAGTCTCGATAGCCGTTCTAATCTTGGCTGGGGCATCCCTTGAGAGAATGGTTAGGAACAGGATTCCTGCTGGGTTGGAGCACCTCAAAAGCTCTATGCTAGCAACATCAGCAGGTGTTATAGCGGCCACGATGCTTGTTGTAACAGCTATAGCATATCTAATTGGGTATCAAGCAACGCTAGCTATAGCCTCTTTCGCCCTGGCCTTCGCCATCATACCATCCTTTATATCGTGGCTCATATCACCAGCCTTGATAAACATTTCCTATGGCTGTAAACACGATCCAGAGCTCCAAAAAATTGTTGATAGGGTTGCTATGAGGGCTGGCATAGACCCTCCAAAGGCTATGGTAGCCGACATAGCTATTCCAAATGCATTTGCATATTCATCCCCGTTGATGGGCAGGTATGTAGCGATTACAAGAGGGCTTCTAAACACTGTGAAAAGTTCTGATGAGCTAGAGGCTGTTATTGGGCATGAGCTTGGGCACCACAAGCACAGAGATAACAGCATTATGCTGATATTTGGAATGTTCCCATCGTTTATATACTTCCTTGGCAGATTCCTAATGTTCGCAGGCATAACAACGGGTATGTATAGAGATGGTGGCTCTGAGAATAGGAGAAGCCAGTCAGGAGGGTTCCTACTGGTCTTGATAGGGATAGCACTTATCATTGTCAGCGTCATTATACAAATTATTGTGTTGGCGCTATCCAGAATGAGGGAATACTATGCAGATGTTCACGGCGCCAAAGTGACATCTCCAAATGCTATGATCTCGGCACTCCAATCTTTAGATAGATACTATAGTGTGAATAAAAGAGCTTTTACAAGACTTGAGGGTAGCAAGATTAAAGCATTATTTATTTATGCATTTGCAGAGCCTTTCATAGGACTTGAAGAGATTTTGGCAACTCATCCACCGATATACAAGAGAATAGCATTTCTAAAGACGCTCACATATATGGAACTTCAAGAAGCTTAA
- a CDS encoding zinc-dependent alcohol dehydrogenase family protein encodes MRAMVLYKPGPIDENPLVYTDVETPKPGEDEVLIKISKCGVCRTDLHIVEGELPPKKLPVIPGHQVVGYVVEVGERVSNVSKGDRVGVPWLYRACGVCRYCRRGLENLCDSALFTGYSVDGGYAEYMVAPADFVHVIPSGLEDEHAAPLMCAGSIGYRSLRLTGLLDRGEGVLGLFGYGAAAHLVLQMAKKVGLTVYVFTSSPWKISKAVENGADWAGKTEETPPRPLDAAIVYAPVSSVFIEALKKVDKGGRVVLAEIYMSDIEKLPYSLLWHEREVKSVANVTRRDVREALQIASKYGVKPTVKLYRLREANEALKELKYRSPLGQLVLDIQ; translated from the coding sequence ATGAGGGCAATGGTGCTCTATAAGCCGGGGCCCATAGATGAAAACCCCCTTGTGTATACAGATGTTGAGACTCCAAAGCCTGGAGAAGATGAGGTATTGATTAAGATTTCCAAATGTGGTGTTTGTAGAACTGATCTCCATATTGTCGAGGGTGAGCTGCCCCCTAAAAAGCTTCCCGTTATACCAGGTCACCAAGTTGTTGGATACGTTGTTGAGGTTGGCGAGAGGGTTTCCAACGTCTCGAAAGGTGATAGGGTTGGCGTTCCATGGCTTTATAGAGCATGTGGTGTTTGCAGGTATTGTAGAAGGGGTTTGGAGAACCTCTGCGACAGTGCTTTATTCACTGGATACTCTGTTGATGGCGGGTATGCAGAGTATATGGTTGCTCCAGCAGATTTTGTACATGTTATACCAAGTGGCTTAGAGGATGAACATGCTGCGCCACTTATGTGTGCAGGGTCTATCGGATATAGATCACTGAGGCTCACAGGTCTTCTTGACCGTGGAGAAGGTGTTCTGGGCCTCTTCGGCTATGGCGCTGCCGCCCATCTTGTTCTCCAAATGGCTAAGAAAGTGGGTCTAACAGTATATGTGTTTACAAGCTCCCCATGGAAAATATCCAAAGCTGTGGAAAACGGTGCTGACTGGGCAGGAAAAACAGAGGAGACTCCTCCAAGACCACTCGATGCAGCTATTGTCTATGCACCAGTCTCATCGGTGTTCATAGAGGCTTTGAAAAAAGTGGATAAGGGTGGCAGGGTTGTTTTGGCTGAGATATATATGAGCGACATTGAGAAGCTTCCATATAGTCTACTGTGGCATGAGAGAGAGGTGAAGAGTGTTGCAAATGTTACTAGAAGAGATGTTAGAGAAGCACTTCAAATAGCATCGAAATACGGTGTGAAGCCTACTGTGAAGCTCTATAGGCTTAGAGAAGCTAACGAAGCTCTAAAAGAGCTTAAATATAGAAGCCCACTGGGCCAGCTTGTACTCGACATCCAGTAG
- a CDS encoding iron-sulfur cluster assembly scaffold protein, producing MSSRIPLPYSPKVLEIFRNPRNLGPLEDANVVEMAGSPACGDMIRLYLKIVHRDDGDYIEKASFESYGCAANIAAASILTEMIIGKKVEDAWKISWKQISDELGGLPPIKYHCSILAVGALKRGIRAYYKQLGYNPPWLPKDLTAEERQVLEEEEMMERYYKAMKALSGESR from the coding sequence TTGAGTAGCAGAATACCCTTGCCATATAGCCCAAAAGTGCTAGAAATATTCAGAAATCCGAGAAATCTTGGGCCACTAGAAGATGCTAATGTTGTTGAAATGGCTGGTAGCCCTGCATGCGGAGATATGATAAGGCTCTATCTAAAAATTGTTCATAGAGATGATGGTGACTATATCGAGAAGGCCTCTTTTGAAAGCTATGGATGTGCAGCAAACATCGCTGCTGCTAGTATTTTAACTGAAATGATTATAGGGAAAAAGGTTGAGGATGCTTGGAAAATATCGTGGAAGCAAATATCTGATGAGCTCGGAGGCCTTCCACCAATAAAATATCACTGCAGCATTCTTGCTGTAGGCGCTTTGAAAAGAGGTATAAGAGCTTACTATAAACAGCTTGGCTATAACCCACCGTGGCTTCCAAAGGATTTGACTGCTGAGGAGAGGCAGGTTTTAGAGGAAGAGGAGATGATGGAGAGATACTATAAAGCGATGAAGGCCTTGAGCGGTGAAAGCCGATGA